Genomic DNA from Triticum dicoccoides isolate Atlit2015 ecotype Zavitan chromosome 4B, WEW_v2.0, whole genome shotgun sequence:
TGCAAGAATCAATGCCACATGATGAGTTTACAAAGCTAACCATGACACTGTGGGCAATTTGGTCGGCGTGGAGAAAGCTAATCCATGAGGGGGAACAACAGAGCCCGCTAGGGACACATTCTTTCATGACATGGTTCCTGGCAGACTTGCGTATTGCATTTTCATCACATGAAATATCGAAGCCCAGGACAACTCCGACGCGGGCACAAGAATGGATACCACCACCGGCAGGTCACCATAAGGTAAACGTTGATGCAGCCACCTGTAAACATCCTCCAGTGGGGGCTGTTAGTGCTGTTTGCCGGGATCAGTCAGGAGCATATGTTGGATCTGCGGCGGTGGTCTTCCATGGAATGACCGATCCAAATATATTGGAAGCTCTTGCATGTCGCGAGGCTATTGCACTGGCCAAGGACCTGACACTGACTCATATCAGGGTGGCCTCAGATTGCCTCTCAGTGGTCAAGGACATACAAATTGGAACTATGGACGCAATCGCACCAATTGTGCAGGAGATCGACGACATGAGCGGGGATTTTCAGTCCTGCTCCTTTACCCATGAGAGACATCTCTCCAATAAGGAGGCTCATGGCTTAGCTAAACATACTTTACATTTAGGGGAGGGTCGCCATGTGTGGTTGTTACACCCTCATGATACTTCTATTATTCCTTTAATTCGCTCCATTGATCAATAAAGTAAAGCATGTTTCCCCTTAAAAAAAACAACCTGCCCCTGCTTATCTAAAAAAAAGCTACCCCTGCTCAAAAAGAGAAAAAAGGCGAACtaatcaaaaaaaaaattcaaaagaaaaaagagaaaagaggcgaaCTACCCCCTATGAGGCTATGCCCACTGGAAGCAGGATATGCGCGCGTGGCAGGCATAGAGCGCTCCGTCGCCGTGCCCCCGGTATCCCATCTCCCACACCAAATCCCAATCCGGCTCCCCGCCCCCCACAAGCGCCCAAAACCCTAGCTTTAAACCCCCGAATCCAACCGATTCCCCCGCAGATTCCCGCCATTTCTCGCCGGAGCGGCGATCCACCGGACCTGGATCGGTGCCTTCTGTCGCTGACCAACTCTAAGGTTGCTCGGGTTGTCCCGAGAGCTCTGTTCTGGTCCCCTTTTCTTGCTAGGATGGATACTCCAATCCAATCCACCCTCTAGTCTGTGGCAGGTTTTTTTTTCCTGCGCGGACAGCACCAAGGTGCCTATTCCCAGCTAAATTTCGAAGGAACGCTGTCCCTTCTCTGTGTTCCTGCCTGGTATAAGCATGGAGTTCGAGGGCGAAGGGGGCATTGGTGTTGGTGTCGGCGGTGCCGAAGGAGACGACAGGGTGGACGAACCTACCAGGTGAAGAAACCAAAGGAACATACTGTCTTTTACATTCAGCTGTCCAGTGCCAACATTTTGTCTGCGCAACCGATTTTGACATTGACATTAACTTGAAGAGGATGTGCCCAAATCTATGCAAAATAGGAAGTGTCACTGGGTGGCTTGGAGGCTAGTTAAAGTTCAGCATCTGTACTGCTAATCTTGTCTGTGTGAGAATAGAGATTTGTGGATAATATGGATTCTATGTGTATTCGTAGTCTACTTAGCCTTTACATGGGTGTGTTCTGCAATTGTGGACATGGGACCTTTGTTTTAGGTGCGTTCTGTAGTTGAAGAAATTGGACATGCATCCATAGGCTAACAGAGTGACCAGCTGTTCACCCGTTCACTGTATAGCGTATACCGTCTTTTCATTTCATGGGTGTGAGAAAATAGTAATCATCCATGAATGCCCACTGCATATGCACACATTAGTTGGGTTCCTATTTTGTCTGCCTCTTACTGTGCAAAGCGAGGGTGTAACATGTGTGTGATTTTTGCAGTGTCAAGAGAATGCTGCGACTTACTACATGTTTACTTCCTTTCTTCAATCACACTGCATCCCTGTGGCAGTGAGATAATTTCTAACTCCTTTGTTATAGTTATTCAGATGCCTACGCTGTGGAATTAGCGCAAATGCGACGCCTCATATGCGTCGTGGACCGATGGGACGGCGGACTTtatgcaatgcatgtggaatagcaTGGGCAAAGGTAGGCACTATGTGTTTAATCAATTTCGCTCACTCATGTCGTGGCTTATAGGGCCTACAATTCCTGTGCTTGTTCATAGACTCAAATCACATTGAATCACCAATCGTTTTTCTTTCTGTAAGGATTGTTTTGTGCTCTCTACTGAGCAAAAAAATGACGTTCATGTGAAAACTCTGTTGTTCTTCTACTCGATGAACATTGGCTAGTATGGGTCAGAAGAGCTTTTCTGTTGACCTCAATTTTTCTGGAGCTTGAATTGTGTATTTTAAACTTGCATATACTTTTGACATATCAATTATCGTTGATTCATAGTAGAGCGGCATATTGTACTATTAATATAGCATGGCCAACACCTTACATAGTCAAATGTTTCTTAAAAAGATCATATACATACTCAACATAAGCAGAGAGTATATTATATCCcgacccctgttcaagaattcatccgattaaccagtttacttgccgattaatccctactcgtagggtcaccgagtagcctataaaccgataaatcatccgattaattgattaaatggccgattaacttgccaattagccgattaatcccctactcaccagccaaccgagcagctaccagttaacgatttcctcaacaatgatccCGACAGTTATTTTTTGTTTAGCATGCTAAATCACTAATCATTTGGATGCAAGCAGGGAAAATTGAGAAAAGTTATTGATTCTGATGCCCCCATAGATGATGCTACTGTTGCAAAAATGGTGCCTGAAGTCGGCATGGAATTTGACAATGAAGACAAAGCATATGAATTCTATAACAGGTATGCTGGACACATGGGCTTTAGTGTTCGTAAGAGTTCATCGGACAAATCAGCTGACAACATCACAAGATCGAGAACCTTTGTATGCTCGAGGGAGGGTTTCCGTAAGGACAAGAAAGGAGCTAATGAAGTTAAAAGGCCACGGCCAGAAACAAGAATAGGGTGCCCCGCACGGATGATAATTAAGATTACATCCTATAATAAATATCACATTGCTGAATTTGTAGCAGACCATAACCATCAGCCAGCACCCCCATCAACCATGCATATGCTGAGATCTCAGAGAGTGCTCACTGAGGTACAAACAACTGAATGCAACTCCTCAGAAGATTCCACAACACCGTCAAGGTTTTCTGGTGGATCTTTAGTACAGCAGGCAGGAATTTTTAGAAATGTTAATTTCCTCCCTGCAGATTACAGAAGTTCCCTTTGTTCAAAGCGTATGAAAAATATGCAACGTGGTGATGCAGGAGGTGTTGTTAAGTACCTGCAGAGCATGCAGCTAAACAATCCGTCTTTCTTTTATGCTGTCCAGCTCGATGAGGATGACAGACTGACCAACATTTTCTGGGCCGATTCCAAATCTAGAGTTGATTTCAGCTACTTCAGTGACGTGGTTTGTTTGGACACAACCTACAAGATAAATGCACATGGAAGGCCATTAACTCTCTTCCTTGGAGTGAATCATCACAAGCAAATCTCCATATTTGGTGCTGCTTTGCTTTATGATGAATCAGTGGAATCGTTCAAGTGGTTGTTTGACACGTTCAAGATCGCTACAGATGGAAAACAGCCAAAAACAATCTTGACAGATCAATCAATTGCAGCAAGTGCTGCCATAAGCGCAGTATGGCCAAGTACAATTCACTGTCTTTGCCCATGGCAACTGTACCAAAACACTGTCAAACACCTTAATCACATCTTCCAAGGCTCTAAAACATTTGCAAAGGATTTCAGCAGATGCGTTTATGATTATGAGGATGAAGAGGGTTTTTTGCTAGGCTGGAGAACCATGCTAGAGAGGTATGATCTAAGAAACAATGAATGGCTTCATAAGTTATTCAAAGATCGAGATAAATGGGCATCAGCGTACAATCGACATGTATTCACCGCAGATATAAAAAGTTCATTGCAGTTAGAATGTGTTAGCAATGTCTTAAGAAAGTACTTGAGCCCACAGTTTGATTTTTTGTCTTTCTTCAAGCACTATGAAAGAGTGCTGGATGAGCATCGCTATGCAGAGCTACAAGCTGATTTTCATGCAAGCCAAAGCTTCCCGAGAATCCCCCCCTCGAAAATGCTGAAACAAGCTGCCAACATATACACACCAGTGGTTTTTGAAAATTTCCGCAGAGAGTTTGAGATGTTTGTGGATTCAGTGATCTACAGTTGTGGGGAGTCTGGAACTGCATCCGACTATAGAGTAGCAGTAACAGATAGACCCGGGGAATACTATGTTAGGTTTGAATCCAGTGACTTGTCTGTTGTTTGCAGTTGTAAAAAATTCGAATCGATGGGCATCCAGTGCTGCCATGTGCTGAAAGTCCTTGATTTCAGAAATATAAAGGAGTTGCCACAGAAATATTTTCAGAGAAGATGGACGAAGGATGCAAAATCTGCAGATAGAGGCAACCAAGAATTCTTGAATGATGGAGCTTCGCAGACTCCAAGCTCTTGTTTAAATGCTCCTGCGCCATTTATAGGTCAACCACAAGTGCACTTGAATAATCTCCATGACCATGTAAGTTGATCAAATGCAGCATTTTAATTAAAGAGTTGCTTCCGATTCTTGATTCAGGCCGAGAATGATACACACGTCATGGCAATCACAGGCCACTTCCATTTCTACTTCCGGCCAACATGCCCTTCAAGGAAACGCACATGGAAACCAGGTATCAAACACTGATTGAACTGAATTTAGACGTAGTGCACTTCAACTTCTTACACCATGAGTGTTGGTTTTAATTTATTTTTCACAGTATTTTAGCATGTGCCTGGTGATGTTCCACCTCCTGTCAACGACGCACAAAATTGTAGACATTAGAATAGTTTATGCTTTTCTGACTTTGAGTTGCTGTACAGGGTTATGCCCCTTCAGCAGGGACGAACCAGCAGCCATTTATCGGAGGTTTCCCCCTAAACCATGAAACAGGTTTTGGATGAAAAGTGGGCCTTACGCTTTCACCATGTCGTTCCAGAAATCCTGAAGTTTCTGGTACTCTGTAAGGCTCCTGTTACTTATTTTTGTGGTAGCAAGCAATATGTGCCGTTTGTTGTAAAGGAAAATAATAATGGCCCTTAGTTCGACTATAGAAACTCACTTAGCTTTGAGATGGTAGTAAAGATTCGAATTGTCTGCATTCATACATAGCATATGTCATGCCGATGTTGCAGGAACAGCTAAACCACCAGTATTTCGATCGAGCGAAAATGAAACGAAGATTTATGCTATTTACTCATGTTTTTCCACATCTAAATGCTGACACAATGGATCACCTGAACTACAAGATCATGTTTTGCTTCTTCAGAAAATGTTTCGGCCGGCCGTAGAGGTTGTGCCTAGTGATGACTCCCATGGCTTGACTGGGTGAGTGTGCCTAACCAGATATATGAAATCCACGAGCCTGCTTTTCCTTGAAACGAAGACACTTTCTGGGTAAGCAGGGGTGATGAAACAGTGCTGTTTCCTCGCCACTTGGAAGATGACCGACCAAACAAGCATTATGCTATTGACCGGCCGGCGCAGCACTACCTGAAGAACCATTGTGTTTTAAATACTCAGATTTGAATTGGACCACCGATCCTCTGAAGAAATAGACAGCAGATAGTCATACTGCCCAAGTGCCcccagaaagaaataaaaaccatacTGTTGCTTTCCAAATCTTACTACTCCAGTATACAGTATACGGAGGAGCAGAGAGCGAGAAATGAGAAGGGTAGTGAAATTGCAAGAAAATGACGGGCTGTTCGTAGGCTAGCTGGGCATATTCTGGGACGAGTTTCATGGGGGCGTCGTGGGCGCCGGTGACGAATTTGGACCATCTCACGCGGCTCAGCTCATAGGCCAGCGGATCACGTCCCAGGCGATTGACACGAAGATGTGTTCTTGGTGGCAGGTTGCTAAACTTCCAACCCTGTCTAGTACATATCCGAGTACATTCATTCATTCATTAAATAATAATCCATTGGTGTTGAGAGCTTTGATCACATCAAACAGACAACCATCTAGTTCAGGCTCCACATGCTTAAGTGTCGAATCGACAGCACAAGAATACAAGATGTAGGCAAGGAAGGGATACACGCTCCATCCAAAGTTCCAAAGTACCATTGCCTGGAGCCTAGCAGCAGGGTTCCTATCTCTGTCTCCATTTGTCGAAGCCGTCGTGCATAGCTATGTCCACCGCACAGCTCGGACTTGGTAATGTTTATAGTACTATCATATGTACTACGGTGTTCACCAGAAAGTGCAGGCAGAACAGAATCATGTCAAGCACGGCGCATTCCTCACGTCACAACACACGAAACAGTCAAATCCCAGTGCAGATACGCCGTTGCTGATCCTGGCTCAGGCACCTGGTAGTACTACAAAAGAGACACACCGCGCGGCGTCGTGCCCAAGGGCCGTGCCGTCTGTCCGGCGACTGGCGACCAAGCGGCGAGCATCGGGAGCTACACCCGAGAGCGGGAACCCCTTTTTATCATCGGACCCAACGCCACCTCTTGGAGCTGCGACCATGGCCGACTTCTCCTTCTCCCGCTCCGGCCCGCAGCCGCAAGGGCAGGGCCGCCGGCGCCAGGGCGCGCGCAGCCCCTACCCTACCCCGGACAACTCCACCTCCTTCGCCGGCGGGCGCGCCCCGCGCGGACAGCGCCGCCGGGGTGGCGGCTACGATGACATGTCGTGGCAGAGCTCCGTGTCCTGGCAGCCCGACACGTCGTGGGCGCAGCCGCACGGCCTCGGCGCGGCCGTCGGGCCCTGGGGCCTCGCCGGCTCCGACGCCGCCTCCCGCCGCGGCCCGGCGCTGTTCCAGCGCAcggcgcgggactactacctgtCGCGCCGGTCCGGGCCCCGGACGCACCGCGACCGCTCGTCGTCCATGTCGACGGTGCACCGGCCCAGCGGCGCCGTCAGCACCGTCGCCGGCAAGCGGCTCGAGCTGCAGAGCGTCGTGACGGACGCGAGCCGGGCCGCCGCCGTGGCCCCCGACGTCTCCTTCGCCAGCAACGACGACTGCAGCATCGCCGCgtccgtcgcccccgccgccggcgccgtggACAGGGCGATGGTGAGGTACGGCGCCGGCGCCGGCTCGCGCACCCCGGTGTCCCGCGAGGTCTCCTTCTCGCGCGACAACCACAACAAGCTCTACGTCACCCCTGCCCCCGTGCAGCGGGACGTGCCCAGCTTCGGCTACGACGTCAGCGCCACGTCCTACAGCCAGAGCCGGAGCCGGTACTACGGCGACGACGACGCTGGCGGCTACGAgttcgacgacgaggacgacgacgacggcgaggtcGAGCTGAGGGCCGGGAAGCCGGTCAGCGTCACCGGGCTGTTCAAGTACTCCACGCCGATGGACGTCGTGCTGCTCGTGCTCGGGTGCATCGGCGCCATGATCAACGGCGGCTCGCTGCCCTGGTACTCGTACCTCTTCGGGAACTTCGTCAACAAGATCGTCGCCTCCGACAAGACGCAGATGATGAAAGACGTCAGGCAGATCAGCGTGTACATGGTCATCCTCGCCGTGGTTGTCGTCATCGGAGCGTACCTCGGTGAGCACACGCATGACTGTTGTTCTGACATGTCATTCCTCATGCATGAATCTAGTACCAGTACTGATGAGCGTTGGTTGGCGCAGAGATCATGTGCTGGAGGATCGTGGGCGAGAGGTCGGCGCTGCGGGTGCGGCGAGAGTACCTCAAGGCGGTGCTGCGGCAGGAGATCGGTTTCTTCGACACGGAGGTGAGCACCGGCGAGGTGATGCAGAGCATCTCCAGCGACGTCGCACAGATCCAGGAAGTCATGGGGGAGAAGGTAACCAAGATTTACATTGCTTAAACACTTTGCCCATATCTATGGACAAAAAACATGGCTGCATCCTCCCAGCGCTCTGCCTGAACTGCTGTACTTGTGCATGTATATATAGATGGCAGGGTTTGTGCATCACGTCTTCACCTTCATCTTCGGCTACGTGGTTGGGTTCAGAACGTCATGGCGGATCGCCCTCGCCGTCTTGGCCGTCACGCCGGTCATGATGGCCTGCGGCATCGCCTACAAGGCCATATACGGCGGCCTCGCCGCCAACGAAGAGGTAATTCGTGTCTTGAACATATATATAGACTGAAGGAAAACAAACATGCAGTCTGAACTGAACATTTGTGTTGCTTCTGACAATCTATCAAACTAGGCGTCGTACCAACCTGCGGGCAGCGTGGCGCAGCAGGCGATCAGCTCGATCCGGACGGTGCTGTCGTTCGTCATGGAGGACCGGCTGGCCGACCGGTATGCCGAGTGGCTGCGCAAGGCGTCGCCGATCGGCGTCAAGATGGGCTTCGCCAAGGGCGCCGGCATGGGCATGATCTACCTGGTCACCTACTCCCAGTGGGCGCTGGCGCTGTGGTACGGCGCCAAGCTGGTCGCCCAGGGGGAGATCAAGGGCGGCGACGCCATCGCCTGCTTCTTCGGCGTCATGGTCGGAGGAAGGCAAGCACGAGCAGCACCTTGCACGCCGGTGCCAAGGCGCCATCACTTTCTCTGTCGCTAAGCTTGTTGGCTGGTTGTAACTTTGGAAATGGTGGTCGTCGTGCGTGCAGGGGCCTGGCGCTGTCGCTGTCGTACTCGGCGCAGTTCGCGCAGGGGACGGCGGCGGCCGGGCGGGTGTTCGAGATCATCGACCGGGAGCCGGAGATCGACCCGTACGGCGCCGGCGGGCGGGCGCTGTCGGCGGTGAGGGGCAGGATGGAGTTCAAGGACGTGGAGTTCGCGTACCCGTCGCGCCCGGAGTCGCTCATCCTGTACAACCTGAACCTGATCGTCCCGGCGGCGAAGATGCTGGCGCTGGTGGGCATCAGCGGCGGCGGCAAGTCCACCGTGTTCGCGCTCATCGAGAGGTTCTACGACCCCACGCGAGGTACATGACGGTCACCGCATGGCCGTGCGCTGCCGTTGCACGCACGATGATGGGTCGTAACGAATTTTTGTTCGTGTCTACTAGGGACGATCACGCTGGACGGCCAGGACCTGGGGTCGCTGAACCTCAAGTGGCTGCGGTCGCAGATCGGGCTGGTCGGGCAGGAGCCCATCCTGTTCGCCGTCTCCATCATCGAGAACGTGATGATGGGCAAGGAGAACGCGACGAGGCAAGAGGCCATCGCCGCCTGCACCAAGGCCAACGCCCACACCTTCGTCCTCGGCCTCCCCGACGGCTACGACACGCAGGTAACTAAATCCATTTAGCAAACTGATTTTTTTTAAGCATTAAGCAAACTGATGATGCCGATGCTGATGATGGCCTCACTAGTCTGTCTCTGTTCATGGGCTCGCCAGGATCTCCCAAGGGTGTTTGTTTCTagggacttattggtttagggacttaaaaaagtccctataagtcccatctaaaccaaacatgaaggacttatagggacttaaagtggacatttgggacttatgaaataagactctcaaggagagtcttatagagacttatagttgtaatatggtcttatagggacttataagtcccaggaaccaaacagacagagactttttagggacttgggacttacaagttgggactaaaaaaagtctaggacttatgaaccaaacagggcctaaataTTCTCTTTTGTTTAGGTTGGTGACCGCGGGACCCAGCTGTCGGGGGGACAGAAGCAGCGCATCGCGCTCGCGCGCGCCATCATCCGGGAGCCGCGCATCCTGCTGCTGGACGAGCCCACCAGCGCGCTCGACGCCGAGTCCGAGGCCGTCGTGCAGCAGTCCATCGACCGCCTCTCCGTCGGCCGCACCGTCCTCGTCATCGCGCACCGCCTCGCCACCGTCCGCAACGCCGACACCATCGCCGTGCTCGACCGCGGGGCCGTCGTCGAGTCCGGCCGCCATGCCGACCTCATGGCCCGCGCTGGCCCCTACGCCGGCCTCGTCAAGCTCGCCTCTGACAGCGGCAGGTCCGTTCCCGCCGTTGCTCCCGGCACCCCTGGCACGCCCGGCGCGGCGGGGTACAACAGCTTCACTGACAACTCGGGGTACGACGTGTCGGTCTCTAAGTCGAGGTATGGCGGCATTCGCGCGATACAGGAGGTGGAGGCGGATGCTAAGGACGCGCGCGGCCGCAAGGCCGCCGCCAAGTTCAGCGTCTCTGAGATATGGGAGCTGCAGCGGCAGGAAGGGCCGTTGCTGATCCTTGGGTTCCTCATGGGCATCAACGCCGGCGCGGTCTTCTCCGTCTTCCCGCTGCTTCTGGGCCAGGCCGTCCAGGTGTACTTCGACCCCGACACGGACAAGATGAGGCGGCAGATCGGGTACCTGGCCCTCGCCGTCGTGGGTCTCGGCTTTGCCTGCATTCTCACCATGACGGGTCAGCAGGGCTTCTGCGGCTGGGCCGGCGCCCGGCTCACCATGCGCGTCCGCGACCGCCTCTTCCGCGCCATCATGCGGCAGGAGCCCGCGTGGTTCGACGAGGAAGACAATGCCATGGGCGTCCTCGTGACACGGCTCGCCAGGGACGCCATCGCCTTCCGCTCCATGTTCGGCGACCGGTACGCCGTGCTGCTCATGGCCGTGGGCTCCGCCGGCGTCGGCCTCGGCATTTGCTTCGGGCTGGATTGGCGCCTTACACTGATTGCCATGGCCTGTACTCCACTCACGCTCGGCGCGAGCTACCTCAACCTGCTCATCAACGTCGGCGCCAGGTCCGACGAAGCCGCGTACGCGCGGGCCAGCAGCATCGCCGCGGGTGCCGTTTCCAACGTGCGCACCGTCGCGGCGCTCTGCGCGCAGGGCGGCATCGTCGGCACGTTCAACCGGGCGCTGGACGGCCCCTCGGCCAAGGCCCAGCGGAAGTCGCAGTACATGGGCATCATCCTCGGCCTCTCCCAGGGCGCCATGTACGGCGCCTACACGGTGACGCTCTGGGCGGGCGCCTACTTCATCACCAAAGGCTGGTCCACCTTCGGCGACGTGTCCAAGATCTTCCTCATCCTGGTCCTCAGCTCCTTCTCCGTCGGCCAGCTGGCCGGACTCGCCCCTGACACGTCCGGCGCGCCGACGGCCATCGCCGGCATACTGTCCATCCTGAAGCGCCGGCCGacgatcaacgaggaaggcaccaaGCGGCGGACGATCAAGGACGGGAAGCCGATGGACGTGGAGCTGAGGAAAGTGATCTTCGCGTACCCGTCGCGGCCGGACGTGACGGTGCTGAACGACTTCTCGCTGCGCGTGAAGTTCGGGAGCACGGTGGCGGTGGTCGGGCCGAGCGGGAGCGGCAAGTCGACGGTGGTGTGGCTGGTGCAGCGGTTCTACGACCCGCTGGGGGGAACCGTGACGGTCGGCGGCATGGACGTGCGGGAGCTGGACCTCAAGTGGCTCAGAGGGGAATGCgcgatggtgggccaggagccggCCCTGTTCAGTGGGTCCATCAGAGAAAACATTGGGTTCGGCAACCCGAAGGCCGCGTGGGCCGAAATCGAGAATGCTGCTAAGGAGGCCAACATCCACAAGTTCATCGCTGGGCTTCCCCAAGGCTACGACACTCAAGTGAGTACCTGTTCACAAATTGAAAAACTGCTCACAAATCTCAACTTCCAACGCCAAACTTAACATTTGTACTTACTTAAAACTTAACATTTGTAAATTAAGATGTTGTTTACATGATTTTTACACATTATAGACATTATATACTGAACCGCTTATTTTTGGCAGGTTGGGGAGAGTGGGGTGCAGCTGTCAGGTGGTCAGAAACAGAGGATTGCGATCGCACGAGCAGTGCTGAAGCAGTCGAGGATACTGCTCCTGGACGAGGCGAGCAGCGCGCTGGACCTCGAGTCCGAGAAGCACGTGCAGGAGGCGCTGCGACGAGTGTCGCGGCGCGCGACGACGATCACGGTGGCGCACCGCCTCTCCACGATCCGCGATGCCGACCGCATTGCCGTGGTGAGCGCCGGCAGGACCGTGGAGTTCGGCAGCCACGAGACCCTCCTTGCAAACCACCGCGATGGCCTCTACGCGGCCATGGTGAAGGCCGAGATCGAGGCGCAGGCCTTCGCGTAGAGAAGTACAGAACGATGAACTGATCCCAGTGTTCAGTAATTTGAACATTATTTTTTGACGTGTTTTGTGTGACCAAGTTCTTAGTAGGTAGTCAATATATTATTTCGGCAATGTTACCTAGACCACAAGATGAATAAACTTTGCGAGCATACAAGGATTAGATGAAATGTCCATTTCCACAATATATGAACTCCGGCCGGACGCCTGATAATGATGCCGCGAAATGGAGAGAAAACAAAATTAGGGAGAAAAACTGTACTTAGGCAAATAAGATGAGAAATCTTGTTCGACGAGACAGGCGAGCTGCCCTTCGAGATGATGGGATTAATTAAGCGGATTGATGTGGCCATGGTATCAGTTGAGATGGATTCGGTGAGCAACCTGGATGTGGATCTGTTGTGATCAttgagccggttattttacttgttGTCGTGCTGGGCATTATTTGTGaaagaagagagagaaagaaacAATACTCGCCAGCTCCACAGACATCTCGCATAAGGGAGGGCATATTCTTTGTTTATTTATAAATTGTGTACTGAAGATTCTGGGGTTCATTCGGAACTGGCCACCATGTTAACGGTGGCAGTTGTTAAGGCCCAGACAATCAGCGCTCTACCTTTTCGTTATGATGCTATGGAGTACCGACCTTCCCTCATTAGTATATGTTGGTAAATTATTATACAAGAGGAAGTGGATGTATGTGTATCTACCGAACTTGTGTAGTAGGAGCAAATCATTGCTGCCCCCATATTATTTTGAGGCCGAGGAGCGAAAAGATAGTATCGAAACTGTTATTTTCTTTACAAGTTGACATTTCGTCATCGCGAGGTTGCTGTTTCAAGCTTGGTTTCCATAATATCTCGATGAAATAGTTGGTGCATCGCCTTATCTTGATGTCCAATTTCCACTGGTAGTACATTTATTAGGAGCATAACTTGCGGAAGTGTTCTTATAGGTAAGGAATAGAAGAAACCTAGCTACTGCTTTGCTTGGGTTGCtaattgctatgcttaatgctaccCATATTCTTGACGCAGTGGTTGATGGAGTGATGTCTCTGAATACTTCCCGTAAGCAACGACGGCGCAGTATCAACAGATCGCACGCTGGCCGTCTCCATTTAGCAGCGATGGATTCAGACTCCACCGGACATAATCCCAACGAATCCAACCCTTTCTCCATCAAACCTAATCCATTTTTTATTGA
This window encodes:
- the LOC119291659 gene encoding protein FAR1-RELATED SEQUENCE 5-like isoform X2; this translates as MRRGPMGRRTLCNACGIAWAKGKLRKVIDSDAPIDDATVAKMVPEVGMEFDNEDKAYEFYNRYAGHMGFSVRKSSSDKSADNITRSRTFVCSREGFRKDKKGANEVKRPRPETRIGCPARMIIKITSYNKYHIAEFVADHNHQPAPPSTMHMLRSQRVLTEVQTTECNSSEDSTTPSRFSGGSLVQQAGIFRNVNFLPADYRSSLCSKRMKNMQRGDAGGVVKYLQSMQLNNPSFFYAVQLDEDDRLTNIFWADSKSRVDFSYFSDVVCLDTTYKINAHGRPLTLFLGVNHHKQISIFGAALLYDESVESFKWLFDTFKIATDGKQPKTILTDQSIAASAAISAVWPSTIHCLCPWQLYQNTVKHLNHIFQGSKTFAKDFSRCVYDYEDEEGFLLGWRTMLERYDLRNNEWLHKLFKDRDKWASAYNRHVFTADIKSSLQLECVSNVLRKYLSPQFDFLSFFKHYERVLDEHRYAELQADFHASQSFPRIPPSKMLKQAANIYTPVVFENFRREFEMFVDSVIYSCGESGTASDYRVAVTDRPGEYYVRFESSDLSVVCSCKKFESMGIQCCHVLKVLDFRNIKELPQKYFQRRWTKDAKSADRGNQEFLNDGASQTPSSCLNAPAPFIGQPQVHLNNLHDHATSISTSGQHALQGNAHGNQGYAPSAGTNQQPFIGGFPLNHETGFG
- the LOC119291659 gene encoding protein FAR1-RELATED SEQUENCE 5-like isoform X1, with protein sequence MEFEGEGGIGVGVGGAEGDDRVDEPTRCLRCGISANATPHMRRGPMGRRTLCNACGIAWAKGKLRKVIDSDAPIDDATVAKMVPEVGMEFDNEDKAYEFYNRYAGHMGFSVRKSSSDKSADNITRSRTFVCSREGFRKDKKGANEVKRPRPETRIGCPARMIIKITSYNKYHIAEFVADHNHQPAPPSTMHMLRSQRVLTEVQTTECNSSEDSTTPSRFSGGSLVQQAGIFRNVNFLPADYRSSLCSKRMKNMQRGDAGGVVKYLQSMQLNNPSFFYAVQLDEDDRLTNIFWADSKSRVDFSYFSDVVCLDTTYKINAHGRPLTLFLGVNHHKQISIFGAALLYDESVESFKWLFDTFKIATDGKQPKTILTDQSIAASAAISAVWPSTIHCLCPWQLYQNTVKHLNHIFQGSKTFAKDFSRCVYDYEDEEGFLLGWRTMLERYDLRNNEWLHKLFKDRDKWASAYNRHVFTADIKSSLQLECVSNVLRKYLSPQFDFLSFFKHYERVLDEHRYAELQADFHASQSFPRIPPSKMLKQAANIYTPVVFENFRREFEMFVDSVIYSCGESGTASDYRVAVTDRPGEYYVRFESSDLSVVCSCKKFESMGIQCCHVLKVLDFRNIKELPQKYFQRRWTKDAKSADRGNQEFLNDGASQTPSSCLNAPAPFIGQPQVHLNNLHDHATSISTSGQHALQGNAHGNQGYAPSAGTNQQPFIGGFPLNHETGFG